In one Streptomyces sp. NBC_01288 genomic region, the following are encoded:
- a CDS encoding NADH-quinone oxidoreductase subunit D — protein MSTQSASARETTEGTVYTVTGGDWDEVVQSAAKADDERIVVNMGPQHPSTHGVLRLILEIDGETVTEARCGIGYLHTGIEKNLEYRTWTQGTTFVTRMDYLTSFFNETAYCLAVEKLLGVEDQITERAKIIRVLLMELNRMSSHLVCIATGGMELGATTIMIYGFRDREMILDIYELITGLRMNHAYIRPGGLAQDLPPGAVDQIREFVKKMKKNLPEYDKLATGNPIFKARMQDVGYLDLAGCMALGATGPILRSTGLPHDLRKAQPYCDYETYDFDIPTADTCDSYGRFLIRLEEMRQSLRIVEQCLDRLQPGPVMVADKKIAWPAQLALGPDGLGNSLDHIKQIMGTSMEALIHHFKLVTEGFRVPPGQAYAAVESPKGELGVHAVSDGGTRPYRVHFRDPSFTNLQAMAAMCEGGQVADVIVAVASIDPVMGGVDR, from the coding sequence GTGAGCACGCAGTCAGCATCCGCTCGGGAAACCACCGAGGGCACCGTATATACGGTCACCGGTGGTGACTGGGACGAGGTGGTCCAGTCCGCGGCCAAGGCCGACGACGAGCGCATCGTCGTCAACATGGGGCCCCAGCACCCCTCCACGCACGGTGTGCTCCGTCTGATCCTGGAGATCGACGGCGAGACGGTCACCGAGGCCCGCTGCGGCATCGGCTACCTGCACACCGGTATCGAGAAGAACCTCGAATACCGCACGTGGACGCAGGGCACCACGTTCGTGACGCGCATGGACTATCTGACGTCCTTCTTCAACGAGACCGCCTACTGTCTCGCCGTCGAGAAACTCCTCGGCGTCGAGGACCAGATCACCGAGCGGGCGAAGATCATCCGGGTACTCCTGATGGAGCTGAACCGGATGTCCTCCCACCTGGTGTGCATCGCCACCGGCGGCATGGAACTCGGCGCCACCACGATCATGATCTACGGATTCCGCGATCGTGAAATGATTCTCGACATCTACGAGCTCATCACGGGCCTGCGGATGAACCACGCGTACATCCGCCCCGGCGGACTCGCCCAGGACCTGCCGCCCGGCGCGGTGGACCAGATCCGCGAGTTCGTCAAGAAGATGAAGAAGAACCTCCCCGAGTACGACAAGCTCGCCACCGGGAACCCCATCTTCAAGGCCCGTATGCAGGACGTCGGTTACCTCGACCTGGCCGGCTGCATGGCCCTCGGTGCCACCGGCCCGATCCTTCGCTCCACGGGTCTGCCGCACGACCTGCGCAAGGCGCAGCCGTACTGCGACTACGAGACGTACGACTTCGACATCCCGACCGCGGACACCTGCGACTCCTACGGCCGCTTCCTCATCCGCCTGGAGGAGATGCGGCAGTCGCTCAGGATCGTCGAGCAGTGTCTGGACCGGCTACAGCCCGGTCCGGTCATGGTCGCCGACAAGAAGATCGCCTGGCCCGCCCAACTCGCCCTCGGGCCTGATGGGTTGGGCAACTCGCTCGACCACATCAAGCAGATCATGGGCACCTCCATGGAGGCCCTGATCCACCACTTCAAGCTGGTGACCGAAGGCTTCCGCGTCCCGCCGGGACAGGCGTACGCGGCGGTCGAGTCGCCCAAGGGCGAACTCGGGGTGCACGCCGTGTCCGACGGAGGCACCCGCCCCTACCGGGTCCACTTCAGGGACCCGTCCTTCACCAACCTTCAGGCCATGGCGGCGATGTGCGAGGGCGGCCAGGTCGCCGACGTCATCGTCGCCGTCGCGTCCATCGACCCCGTGATGGGAGGCGTCGACCGGTGA
- the nuoE gene encoding NADH-quinone oxidoreductase subunit NuoE, giving the protein MTTSSSEQGVSLGMPQLPAPAYPDDVRARLEADGREIIARYPDSRSALLPLLHLVQAEEGHVTRTGQQFCAALLGLTTAEVAAVATFYSMYRRRPSGDYQVGVCTNTLCAVMGGDAIFESLQEHLGVGNGETTDDGKVTLEHIECNAACDFAPVVMVNWEFFDNQTPASARRLVDDLRTGAPVEPTRGAPMCTFKETARILAGFPDERPGAVEASGGAGPASLVGLRLARGETAPARVVHPRGSGAPQDTSPTTEHLSSHDAPQDTSASDPAHPAGPVAEEGE; this is encoded by the coding sequence GTGACCACCAGTTCTTCGGAGCAGGGCGTCAGTCTGGGCATGCCCCAACTGCCCGCGCCCGCCTACCCGGACGACGTCCGGGCCCGACTGGAGGCCGACGGGCGGGAGATCATCGCCCGCTACCCGGACTCCCGCTCGGCCCTCCTGCCGTTGCTGCATCTCGTGCAGGCGGAGGAGGGTCATGTCACGCGCACCGGGCAGCAGTTCTGCGCGGCCCTGCTGGGCCTGACGACGGCGGAGGTCGCCGCGGTGGCGACCTTCTACTCCATGTACCGGCGCCGGCCGAGCGGTGACTACCAGGTCGGGGTCTGCACCAACACCCTGTGCGCGGTGATGGGCGGCGACGCGATCTTCGAGTCGCTCCAGGAGCACCTGGGCGTCGGCAACGGTGAGACCACCGACGACGGCAAGGTCACCCTGGAGCACATCGAGTGCAACGCGGCCTGCGACTTCGCGCCGGTGGTGATGGTCAACTGGGAGTTCTTCGACAACCAGACCCCGGCCAGCGCCCGTCGCCTCGTCGACGACCTGCGCACGGGCGCTCCGGTGGAGCCCACGCGCGGGGCGCCGATGTGCACCTTCAAGGAGACCGCGCGGATCCTCGCCGGCTTCCCCGACGAGCGGCCAGGGGCCGTCGAGGCAAGTGGCGGTGCGGGACCCGCGTCGCTGGTGGGCCTCCGCCTGGCCAGGGGAGAGACCGCACCCGCGCGCGTGGTCCATCCGCGGGGCTCCGGTGCACCGCAGGACACGTCGCCGACGACCGAGCACCTCAGTTCGCACGATGCGCCGCAGGACACGTCGGCCTCGGATCCCGCCCACCCGGCGGGGCCTGTCGCCGAGGAGGGGGAGTGA
- a CDS encoding NADH-quinone oxidoreductase subunit G, which produces MTVTTNAPSGGGEAAVPPEDLVSLTIDGAEISVPKGTLVIRAAEQLGIEIPRFCDHPLLDPVGACRQCIVEVEGQRKPMASCTITCTDGMVVKTQLTSPVAEKSQHGVMELLLINHPLDCPVCDKGGECPLQNQAMSHGNAESRFEGKKRTYEKPVPISTQVLLDRERCVLCARCTRFSNQVAGDPMIEMVERGALQQIGTGEGDPFESYFSGNTIQICPVGALTSAAYRFRSRPFDLVSTPSVCEHCSGGCATRTDHRRGKVMRRLAAVDPEVNEEWICDKGRFGFRYAQQRDRLQTPLVRNADGVLEPASWPEALEAAAQGLSAARGRTGVLTGGRLTIEDAYAYSKFARVALDTNDIDFRARVHSSEEADFLAARVAGRGRDLDGNGVTYTSLEKAPAVLLVGFESEEEAPGVFLRLRKASRKHGQRVFSLATHATRGLDKAGGILLPAAPGTETEWLDALASGFGLEDDGARASEALRTEGAVIVVGERLAAVAGGLTAAVRAAFATGARLVWIPRRAGERGAIEAGALPSLLPGGRPATDPRARDEVAVAWGVAELPHRYGRDAGQIVEAAAGGELRALLVAGVEPGDLSDPARARAALHEVGFLVSLELRPSEVTEHADVVLPVAAVAEKAGAFLNWEGRVRFFDAALKPDQMTRTLAPTDARVLHMLADAMDVHLGLPDLRTTRAELDRLGPWDGPRASDPLETAGVLPRPAAGEAVLAGHRLLLDQGALQEGDEALAGTRHAAHARVSAATAAEAGVKDGDALAVTGGSGTVELPLRITEMPDRVVWLPLNSTGGGVASDTGALPGALVRIGPATLAGEAPKEVEA; this is translated from the coding sequence ATGACGGTGACCACGAACGCCCCCTCCGGAGGGGGTGAAGCGGCGGTCCCGCCCGAGGATCTCGTCTCGCTGACGATCGACGGTGCCGAGATCAGCGTGCCCAAGGGCACCCTGGTCATCCGCGCCGCCGAGCAACTCGGCATCGAGATCCCCAGGTTCTGCGACCATCCCCTCCTCGACCCGGTCGGCGCCTGCCGGCAGTGCATCGTCGAGGTCGAGGGCCAGCGCAAACCGATGGCGTCCTGCACGATCACGTGCACCGACGGCATGGTCGTCAAGACCCAGCTCACCTCGCCGGTCGCGGAGAAGTCCCAGCACGGTGTGATGGAGCTGCTCCTCATCAACCACCCGCTGGACTGCCCGGTCTGCGACAAGGGCGGCGAATGCCCGCTTCAGAACCAGGCGATGTCCCACGGCAACGCCGAGTCCCGCTTCGAGGGCAAGAAGCGGACCTACGAGAAGCCCGTCCCGATCTCCACCCAGGTACTGCTGGACCGCGAGCGGTGCGTGCTGTGCGCGCGCTGCACCCGGTTCTCCAACCAGGTCGCGGGCGACCCGATGATCGAGATGGTCGAGCGGGGCGCGCTCCAGCAGATCGGCACCGGTGAGGGCGACCCCTTCGAGTCGTACTTCTCCGGGAACACCATCCAGATCTGCCCGGTGGGCGCGCTCACCTCGGCGGCGTACCGATTCCGCTCGCGCCCCTTCGACCTGGTCTCCACGCCCTCGGTGTGCGAGCACTGCTCCGGTGGCTGTGCGACCCGCACCGACCACCGGCGCGGCAAGGTCATGCGGCGCCTGGCCGCCGTGGACCCCGAGGTCAACGAGGAGTGGATCTGCGACAAGGGGCGCTTCGGCTTCCGGTACGCGCAGCAGCGCGACCGGTTGCAGACGCCCCTGGTGCGCAACGCGGACGGCGTCCTGGAGCCCGCGTCCTGGCCGGAGGCCCTGGAGGCCGCCGCCCAGGGACTGTCGGCGGCGCGGGGCCGGACCGGAGTCCTGACCGGCGGCCGCCTCACCATCGAGGACGCCTACGCGTACAGCAAGTTCGCGCGCGTGGCGCTCGACACCAACGACATCGACTTCCGCGCACGCGTGCACAGCAGCGAGGAGGCCGACTTCCTGGCCGCCCGGGTCGCCGGACGCGGCCGGGACCTCGACGGCAACGGCGTCACGTACACCTCCCTGGAGAAGGCGCCCGCCGTCCTGCTGGTCGGGTTCGAGTCCGAGGAGGAGGCGCCCGGCGTCTTCCTGAGGCTGCGCAAGGCCTCGCGCAAGCACGGGCAGCGGGTGTTCTCGCTCGCTACCCACGCCACGCGCGGACTGGACAAGGCGGGCGGCATCCTGCTGCCGGCCGCTCCCGGCACCGAGACCGAGTGGCTGGACGCGCTCGCCAGCGGGTTCGGTCTGGAGGACGACGGCGCCCGCGCCTCCGAGGCGCTGCGCACCGAAGGCGCCGTGATCGTCGTCGGGGAGCGGCTGGCCGCCGTCGCCGGTGGTCTCACCGCCGCCGTACGGGCCGCGTTCGCCACCGGTGCCCGGCTGGTGTGGATTCCGCGCCGGGCCGGGGAGCGCGGGGCGATCGAGGCGGGCGCGCTGCCGTCGCTGCTCCCGGGCGGACGTCCGGCCACCGACCCACGCGCGCGTGACGAGGTCGCCGTCGCCTGGGGCGTCGCCGAACTCCCGCACCGCTACGGCCGCGACGCCGGCCAGATCGTCGAGGCCGCCGCCGGTGGTGAACTCCGGGCGCTGCTCGTCGCCGGTGTGGAGCCGGGCGACCTGTCCGACCCGGCACGCGCGCGTGCGGCACTGCACGAAGTCGGCTTCCTGGTGTCGCTCGAACTGCGGCCCAGCGAGGTCACCGAACACGCAGACGTCGTCCTCCCGGTCGCGGCGGTCGCCGAGAAGGCGGGCGCCTTCCTCAACTGGGAGGGCCGGGTCCGCTTCTTCGACGCCGCGCTCAAGCCCGACCAGATGACCCGCACCCTCGCCCCGACCGACGCGCGTGTGCTGCACATGCTGGCCGACGCCATGGACGTCCACCTGGGTCTGCCCGATCTGCGCACCACGCGCGCGGAGTTGGACCGGCTCGGGCCCTGGGACGGGCCGCGGGCCAGCGATCCGCTGGAGACCGCGGGCGTGCTGCCTCGGCCGGCCGCCGGGGAGGCCGTGCTCGCCGGGCACCGGCTGCTGCTCGACCAGGGTGCGCTCCAGGAGGGCGACGAAGCACTCGCCGGCACCCGGCACGCCGCCCACGCGCGCGTGTCGGCCGCCACGGCCGCCGAGGCGGGCGTCAAGGACGGTGACGCGCTCGCCGTGACCGGCGGCTCCGGAACCGTCGAACTCCCGCTGCGGATCACCGAGATGCCCGACCGCGTGGTCTGGCTCCCGCTGAACTCCACCGGCGGGGGCGTCGCCTCCGACACCGGGGCGCTGCCCGGCGCACTCGTCCGCATCGGCCCGGCCACGCTCGCGGGCGAGGCCCCCAAGGAGGTGGAGGCATGA
- the nuoF gene encoding NADH-quinone oxidoreductase subunit NuoF, translated as MTLAPELKDHSPEKLLAPVLSAFWDEDKSWSLDVYKRHEGYEGLRKALAMSPDDLIAYVKDSGLRGRGGAGFPTGMKWQFIPQGDGKPHYLVVNADESEPGTCKDIPLLFANPHSLIEGIVIACYAIRSSHAFIYLRGEVVPVLRRLHEAVREAYEAGYLGENILGSGLDLQLTVHAGAGAYICGEETALLDSLEGRRGQPRLRPPFPAVAGLYACPTVVNNVESIASVPAILQKGKEWFRSMGSEKSPGFTLYSLSGHVTSPGQYEAPLGITLRQLLDMSGGIRAGHRLKFWTPGGSSTPMFTDEHLDVPLDYEGVGAAGSMLGTKALQCFDETTCVVRAVTRWTEFYAHESCGKCTPCREGTYWLVQLLRDIEAGKGAMSDLDKLNDIADNINGKSFCALGDGAASPIFSSLKYFREEYEQHITGRGCPFDPAKSTAWADRTEVNA; from the coding sequence ATGACCTTGGCACCCGAACTGAAAGACCACAGCCCCGAGAAGCTGCTCGCACCCGTGCTGTCGGCCTTCTGGGACGAGGACAAGTCCTGGAGTCTGGACGTCTACAAAAGGCACGAGGGATACGAGGGGCTCCGCAAGGCGCTCGCCATGTCGCCGGACGACCTCATCGCGTATGTGAAGGACTCCGGTCTGCGCGGTCGCGGCGGCGCCGGCTTCCCCACCGGAATGAAATGGCAATTCATTCCCCAAGGGGATGGAAAACCGCACTATCTAGTTGTCAACGCCGACGAGTCGGAGCCGGGCACCTGTAAGGACATCCCGCTCCTTTTCGCCAACCCGCATAGCCTCATCGAGGGCATTGTCATCGCGTGTTATGCCATCAGGTCGTCGCATGCCTTCATCTATCTGCGTGGTGAAGTCGTCCCCGTTTTGCGGCGGTTGCACGAGGCCGTACGCGAGGCGTACGAGGCGGGCTACCTCGGCGAGAACATCCTGGGCAGCGGGCTCGATCTCCAGCTCACCGTGCACGCGGGTGCGGGCGCGTACATCTGCGGTGAGGAGACCGCGCTGCTCGACTCGCTCGAAGGCCGCCGTGGTCAACCGCGGCTCCGTCCCCCTTTCCCTGCGGTCGCGGGCCTCTATGCGTGCCCGACTGTTGTGAATAACGTCGAGTCGATCGCGTCAGTTCCCGCCATTCTGCAAAAAGGCAAGGAATGGTTCAGGTCGATGGGCAGCGAGAAGTCCCCGGGCTTCACGCTCTACTCGCTCAGCGGCCATGTCACCAGTCCCGGTCAGTACGAGGCGCCGCTCGGCATCACCCTCCGCCAACTGCTCGACATGAGCGGCGGGATCAGGGCCGGTCATCGCCTCAAGTTCTGGACGCCGGGCGGGTCTTCCACGCCGATGTTCACCGACGAGCACCTCGACGTCCCTCTTGATTACGAGGGAGTGGGTGCCGCGGGTTCCATGCTCGGCACCAAAGCTCTGCAATGTTTCGACGAGACGACCTGCGTCGTGCGTGCCGTCACCCGCTGGACCGAGTTCTACGCCCACGAGTCCTGCGGCAAGTGCACACCGTGCCGTGAAGGGACGTACTGGCTCGTGCAGTTGCTGCGCGACATCGAGGCCGGCAAGGGCGCCATGTCCGACCTCGACAAGCTGAACGACATCGCCGACAACATCAACGGCAAGTCCTTCTGCGCCCTCGGCGACGGTGCCGCCTCGCCGATCTTCTCCTCGCTCAAGTACTTCCGCGAGGAGTACGAGCAGCACATCACGGGCCGGGGCTGCCCCTTCGACCCGGCCAAGTCCACGGCCTGGGCCGACCGCACGGAGGTGAACGCATGA
- the nuoH gene encoding NADH-quinone oxidoreductase subunit NuoH gives MSPYPYPYLAAEDLSMFGRDPWWLVVVKAVFCFAFLMITVLFSIVWERKVVAWMQLRIGPNRHGPWGMLQSLADGVKLMLKEDLIVKRADKLIYVLAPIIAAIPAFMAIAVIPFGPADNEVSIFGQRTTMQLTDLPIAMLYILAVASVGIYGIVLAGWSSGSTYPLLGGLRSCAQMISYEIAMGAAFASVFLYSGSMSTSTIVEQQHDRWYIVLLPVSFIIYIITMVGETNRAPFDMPESEGDLVGGFNTEYSSIKFALFMLAEYVNMVTVSAVSTTLFLGGWRAPWPISSFWEGANHGWWPMLWFVIKVQLLLFFFIWLRGTLPRVRYDQLMKLGWKVLIPVSVVWLMLVATVRTLKNENYDFADIALYIGGGVLVLLLLSFIADMFRQKAKDDARLAEEPAGFDAMAGGFPVPPLPGQELPPVPRRPSRRERELIVSGGSDTGSDGSLDGKEASDG, from the coding sequence ATGAGCCCGTACCCGTACCCGTACCTCGCTGCCGAAGACCTCTCCATGTTCGGCCGCGACCCCTGGTGGCTGGTCGTCGTCAAAGCGGTGTTCTGCTTCGCGTTCCTGATGATCACCGTGCTGTTCTCGATCGTCTGGGAACGCAAGGTCGTCGCCTGGATGCAGCTGCGCATCGGCCCCAACCGGCACGGCCCCTGGGGCATGCTCCAGTCGCTCGCCGACGGCGTGAAGCTGATGCTCAAGGAAGACCTGATCGTCAAGCGCGCGGACAAGCTGATCTACGTCCTCGCGCCGATCATCGCGGCCATCCCGGCCTTCATGGCGATCGCGGTGATCCCCTTCGGGCCCGCCGACAACGAGGTCTCGATCTTCGGCCAGCGCACCACGATGCAGCTCACCGACCTGCCGATCGCGATGCTCTACATCCTCGCGGTCGCCTCGGTCGGCATCTACGGCATCGTCCTGGCGGGCTGGAGCTCCGGCTCCACCTACCCGCTGCTGGGCGGTCTGCGCTCCTGCGCGCAGATGATCTCCTACGAGATCGCGATGGGCGCCGCGTTCGCCTCGGTGTTCCTCTACTCCGGGTCGATGTCGACCTCGACGATCGTTGAACAACAGCACGACCGCTGGTACATCGTCCTGCTGCCGGTCTCCTTCATCATCTACATCATCACGATGGTCGGCGAGACCAACCGCGCTCCCTTCGACATGCCGGAGTCCGAGGGCGACCTGGTCGGCGGCTTCAACACCGAGTACTCGTCGATCAAGTTCGCGCTCTTCATGCTCGCCGAGTACGTGAACATGGTGACGGTCTCCGCGGTGTCGACCACGCTCTTCCTGGGCGGCTGGCGGGCCCCGTGGCCGATCAGCTCCTTCTGGGAGGGCGCGAACCACGGCTGGTGGCCGATGCTCTGGTTCGTCATCAAGGTCCAGCTGCTGCTGTTCTTCTTCATCTGGCTCCGCGGCACGCTCCCGCGCGTGCGCTACGACCAGTTGATGAAGCTCGGCTGGAAGGTCCTCATCCCGGTCTCCGTGGTCTGGCTGATGCTCGTCGCGACCGTACGGACCCTGAAGAACGAGAACTACGACTTCGCCGACATCGCCCTCTACATCGGCGGTGGTGTGCTCGTCCTGCTGTTGCTGTCCTTCATCGCGGACATGTTCCGCCAGAAGGCCAAGGACGACGCGCGACTGGCCGAGGAACCCGCCGGGTTCGACGCGATGGCGGGCGGATTCCCCGTACCGCCGCTGCCGGGACAGGAGTTGCCACCGGTGCCTCGACGCCCCTCGCGCCGCGAGCGGGAGTTGATTGTCAGTGGTGGGTCGGACACTGGCAGTGACGGATCTCTGGATGGAAAGGAGGCGTCCGATGGCTGA
- the nuoI gene encoding NADH-quinone oxidoreductase subunit NuoI → MAEEPEETGQTKPGFQNPVAGFGVTFKAMFKKRLTEQYPEQEKTTAPRFHGRHQLNRHPDGLEKCVGCELCAWACPADAIYVEGADNTDEERYSPGERYGRVYQINYARCILCGLCIEACPTRALTMTNEFELADTSRANLIYTKEQLLAGLDDTMVDSPHAIYPGMDEQDYYRGLVTEAAPGTVPQVAVSKGEKPEEEEVEA, encoded by the coding sequence ATGGCTGAGGAGCCAGAGGAGACCGGGCAGACGAAGCCTGGCTTCCAGAACCCCGTGGCCGGCTTCGGCGTGACCTTCAAGGCCATGTTCAAGAAGCGGCTGACCGAGCAGTACCCGGAGCAGGAGAAGACCACAGCCCCCCGGTTCCACGGACGGCACCAGCTCAACCGCCATCCGGACGGCCTGGAGAAGTGCGTCGGCTGCGAGTTGTGCGCCTGGGCCTGCCCCGCCGACGCCATCTATGTGGAGGGCGCCGACAACACCGACGAGGAGCGCTACTCGCCGGGCGAGCGGTACGGGCGCGTCTACCAGATCAACTACGCCCGCTGCATCCTGTGCGGCCTGTGCATCGAGGCGTGCCCCACGCGCGCGTTGACGATGACCAACGAGTTCGAGCTGGCCGACACCAGCCGCGCGAACCTCATCTACACCAAGGAACAGCTGCTGGCGGGCCTCGACGACACCATGGTCGACAGCCCGCACGCCATCTACCCGGGGATGGACGAACAGGACTACTACCGGGGCCTGGTGACGGAGGCCGCGCCCGGCACGGTGCCCCAAGTCGCCGTCTCCAAGGGCGAGAAGCCCGAGGAAGAGGAGGTGGAGGCATGA
- a CDS encoding NADH-quinone oxidoreductase subunit J, translating to MSAQFAAAYSTSTGEAFQFWVLGTVAVIGALSTVLMRRAVHSALSLAGTMIILAVFYLANGAYFLGIVQIVVYTGAIMMLFLFVVMLVGVTAADSLTETIKGQRWLALLCGLGFGILLFAGIGNASLTQFDGLGTANANGNVEGLAALIFTKYVFAFEITGALLITAAVGAMVLTHRERTERPKTQRELSEQRVREGKHLPPLPAPGVYARHNAVDVQGLLPDGTPSELTVSKTLRDRGQIRDVSSEALNDLRALEQRAEERLERTEIAPANLKRTEEASK from the coding sequence ATGAGCGCGCAGTTCGCCGCCGCCTACTCCACCTCCACCGGCGAGGCCTTCCAGTTCTGGGTCCTCGGCACGGTCGCGGTGATCGGCGCCCTGTCCACCGTCCTCATGAGGAGGGCGGTGCACAGCGCCCTCTCGCTCGCCGGGACCATGATCATCCTGGCGGTGTTCTACCTCGCCAACGGCGCCTACTTCCTGGGCATCGTGCAGATCGTCGTCTACACGGGCGCGATCATGATGCTGTTCCTCTTCGTGGTGATGCTGGTCGGCGTCACGGCCGCGGACTCCCTGACGGAGACCATCAAGGGCCAGCGCTGGCTGGCCCTTCTCTGCGGGCTCGGCTTCGGCATCCTGCTGTTCGCGGGCATCGGCAACGCCTCGCTCACGCAGTTCGACGGCCTGGGCACGGCCAACGCGAACGGCAACGTGGAGGGCCTCGCCGCCCTCATCTTCACGAAGTACGTGTTCGCCTTCGAGATCACGGGCGCCCTGCTGATCACGGCCGCCGTCGGCGCCATGGTGCTCACGCACCGCGAGCGCACCGAGCGGCCCAAGACCCAGCGCGAGCTGTCCGAGCAGCGCGTCCGCGAGGGCAAGCACCTCCCGCCGCTCCCGGCCCCCGGTGTCTACGCCCGGCACAACGCGGTGGACGTCCAGGGCCTGCTGCCCGACGGCACCCCGTCCGAGCTCACGGTCAGCAAGACGCTCCGTGACCGCGGTCAGATCCGCGACGTGTCCAGCGAGGCGCTGAACGACCTGCGGGCCCTGGAGCAGCGCGCCGAGGAGCGCCTGGAGCGCACCGAGATCGCGCCGGCGAACCTCAAGCGGACCGAGGAGGCGTCGAAGTGA